TTGATCAAAATTTGGATCTCGTAGAGATCAGTCCAAATGCGGAGCCACCTGTTTGTCGTATCATGAATTATGGCAAATTTCTCTATGAGAAAAGCAAATCCGCTAAAGAACAGCGGAAAAAACAAGTTCAAGTCCAGCTGAAGGAAATAAAATTCCGTCCTGGAACTGATGAAGGCGATTATCAGGTAAAACTACGCAACCTGACTCGCTTTTTAACTGAGGGCAACAAGGCTAAAGTAACACTACGTTATCGTGGTCGTGAAATGGCGCACCAGTCACTTGGATTAAATCTACTAAACCGTATTAAAGCGGACTTAGCAGAGATATCTAATGTCGAATCTTTCCCGAAAATGGAAGGTCGTCAAATGGTGATGGTACTTGGCCCTAAACGTGCTAGCTAAGGCAACAAGTAGTGGTTCGCCACTCGCCTTACTGGTTAATATTAACTTAGAACAATGCGGAGTTCGCAATGCCTAAAATGAAAACTAACAAAGGTGCTGCAAAGCGCTTTAAAAAGACTGCTTCTGGTGGTTTTAAGCGTAAGCAATCACACTTACGTCATATCCTTACTAAGAAATCTACTAAGCGTAAGCGTCATTTACGCTCTAAGAGCATGGTCTCTAAAGTAGATGTTGCAAGTGTAATCAGAATGTTACCATTCGCTTAAGTAAGTAAGGAATAATAAAATGCCAAGAGTTAAACGTGGTGTACAAGCTCGTGCACGTCATAAGAAAGTCTTAAAACAAGCTAAAGGTTATTACGGTGCTCGTTCACGTGTATATCGTGTAGCAGTACAAGCAGTAACTAAAGCTGGTCAATACGCTTACCGTGACCGTCGTCAACGTAAACGTGTTTTCCGTCAACTATGGATCGCACGTATTAAT
The sequence above is a segment of the Psychromonas sp. CNPT3 genome. Coding sequences within it:
- the infC gene encoding translation initiation factor IF-3; this translates as MEEVVIKGARKSPQQGNKHRLNEEITGHEVRLSDSEGKPVGVVSLEEAKNLAFDQNLDLVEISPNAEPPVCRIMNYGKFLYEKSKSAKEQRKKQVQVQLKEIKFRPGTDEGDYQVKLRNLTRFLTEGNKAKVTLRYRGREMAHQSLGLNLLNRIKADLAEISNVESFPKMEGRQMVMVLGPKRAS
- the rpmI gene encoding 50S ribosomal protein L35, producing the protein MPKMKTNKGAAKRFKKTASGGFKRKQSHLRHILTKKSTKRKRHLRSKSMVSKVDVASVIRMLPFA
- the rplT gene encoding 50S ribosomal protein L20 gives rise to the protein MPRVKRGVQARARHKKVLKQAKGYYGARSRVYRVAVQAVTKAGQYAYRDRRQRKRVFRQLWIARINAASRISGLSYSRFINGLKKASVEIDRKILADIAVFDKATFAHLVEVAKKALA